Genomic segment of Kibdelosporangium phytohabitans:
GTGGGCGGCGTGCCGGTGCGTGCCGGAGTCGAGGTGGACTTCCGTCAGGCCCAGTCGCAGCGCCTCGGCGTCCACCCATTCCAGCAGCGCGCTCGCGTGGCCCTGGCCACGGGCGGCGGGCAACGTGCACAGGTCGTCGATGTAGATGTGTTGGCCCCAGGCCAGGCTCGTCACCAGCCGGAACCCGGCCGCGGAGACCACGGTGCCGTCGGCGTCGTGCGCGACGGCCAGGCGGTAGCCCTCGGTTCGTTGCAGCCGTACCTGCTCGGCGAACTCAGCCGGCCCGGCCAGGTGCGGGCGCAGTTCCTTGAGCGCCGGGTAGGCCAGCTCTGTGGTGTTCTCGTCCAGCTCGACGATGTGGTGGCTCACGGCTGCCATGATCCACAGCGAAGTGGCATCTCAGAAGTGCCATTGACGGCTATTCTTGAGATGCCACTCGGTCCGGTCAGCCTTCCGACGGGCAATCCCGCGGCGGTGGCCCCGACGTGCCGGGGAAGTCGTGCGCGAGCCGCCGGCACAGCTGGCCGTAGGCGTTCGCCGGGTCGATCGTCCACAGGGTGATGGTGTTGTCACGACCGCCCGTGGCGACATGGGTGTTGTCCAGGCCCGCCGCCACACTGAGCACCTCGTCGGTGTGACCCGCCAGGCAGGCCCACGGCGTGTACGTCTCCATGTCCCACACGATGGTCTTCTTGTCCGTGCCCACGGTGACGAGGTAGCGCCCGTCGTCGGTGAACGAGCTGGCGGTGAGCGCCCCGATGTGCCCGGTCAGTTCGGCGACGCGGGTACGGCTCTTGATGTCCCACACCCGTGCGGCGCCGTCCCGGCCCGTGGTGACGAGGTGGTGGCCGTCAGGGCTGAAGGTCAGTTGCGTGATGTCGTTGCGTCCCGGCAGTTCCGCGATGGGCGCGCGGGTTTGCACGTCCCATAGGCGGATCGGCTGGTCCTGCTGCGACGTCGCGAGCATCTTGCCGTCCGGGCTGAACGCCATGCTGTCCAGCGCGCCCGACAGCGCGTTCTGGCTGGGCAGTCGCGGCAACGGGCTGGCCTGCGCGGGTTGGGTGATGTCCCAGAGCTCGACCGTGCCGAGACCGTTGTCCGCCGCGATCATCGGAGTGCTCGGGCTCAGCGCGACCGAGTGGGCGTCCTTGCCTTTCTGCTCAGTGCTCCGCCGGTCCGCGAGACTCCACACGACGACGTCGCTGCGCGGGTTCTCGGCCATGGCGAGCAGCCCGGTACCCGCGCTGAACGTCGAGTTGATGTGCGGCGGAACAGGGACGTCCGTGCTGACCGTACGAGTGCTGGTGTTCCACGCCTGCAACCGTTCCGCGCTCAGCGAGAACAGGCTGCCGCTGTGCCGGTCGAACACCAGGTTGCGGACGGCGTTGGCGTGACCGATCAACGGGATGTCGGCGCGGTCGTACAGCAGGGTGGCCTTCTCGGTGAACACCGCGAAGGTCTCGCCGTCCGCGCTCACGCTGACACCGCCGAGACCGGACGCCTCATCCGTGTTCAGCTGCGCCAGGCGTGTCTGCTGTTCGGTGTCCCAGAACATGATCCTGTTGTCCACGCCCGTGGACACGAGCGTGCCCGACCGGGCGCGGAACGCGAGGCCGCTGACCCGGCCGGCGTGGCCGGGCAGTTCCGAGACGCGGGCGCGTGAAGCGATGTCCCACAACGCGACAGTGCCGTCCACGCTCCCGGTGGCGAGTTTCGTGCTGTCCGGGTCGAAGGCGATGCTCGACAGCACCGAACGGCCAGTGGGCAGCACCACCCGCTCGAAGTTCTTGGTGTCCCATAAGGACACGGTCGAGTCGTCGCCGCTGGCGGCGAGGTACCGGCCGTCGGCGGAGAACCTGACCGCCGACGACGTCCACGCCGTTCCCGCCTGGCGGGCGAGCACCTTGCGCGTGGTGAAGTCGTGCACGGCGAGCACCTGGTCCTGGTCGACGAACGCGACCAGGCGCAGGTCCGGGCTGATCGCGGCGTCCTTGCCGACGCTCGTGGCGCCGTCCGCGGCGGTGTACCGGTCGACGATGGCCCGCCTGCCGATGTCCCACGTGACCACGAGACCCGTCGGCGTCGCCGCGGCGATCCGCGTGCCGTCCTGGCTGAACCTGAACGCCTTGAACGGCGGCGCCTGCACGCCGGACTCCTGCGTGTCCAGCGTCATCAGGCGGGTGCGTGCGGCGACGTCCCAGACGTCCACCTGGGTGTTGTGCTCGCCGGGCGTGGCCAGCAGCCGCCGGTCGGCGCTCAGCACGCCACCCGGCGCCGGTGACGGCGTGTGCGCGAAGCGCGCGGTGTGGCTGGACCGCGAGGCCAGGCTGAGCACCATGCTGCGGGCTTCGATGGTGGGGGAGGTGTCGTAGGCCTGCAACGCCAGGCGGATCGCCTTGCCCGCGTCCCGCGGGGCGATCTCCTCCGATTCCACGGACAGCTGACGCGAACGCGCGATCAGCTGTTGTGCCGTCGCCTCGTGCTGTTGGCGAACCGCGACGACCGTCACGGCTGTCGCGACGAGCAACAGGATCGCGAGCGACGCGGCGAGCCAGCGGAGCTGCCGGTTGCGGCGCTTGGCCTGCCGGTGCTCGTCCCGGTCCGCCTCGATGCTGGCGTCGAGGAACTCGCGTTCGCGCGTGGTCAGCATGTCCGGCGCGGTGGTGGCCCATTCCCTGGCCAGGGCGAGCCGGGTGCCGCGGTAGAGGCTGCCCGCGTCGCGGTTGAGCGTTCGCCAGCTGGAGGTGGCCTCGGTGAGGTGCCGGTGGACGCGCAGGCCCTCGCGGTTGGCGGCCAGCCAGTCGGCGAGCCGTGGCCAGTGCTGGATCAGCGCCTCGTGGACCATCTCGATGCCCGCGTGGTCGACCACGAGCAGCCGCGCCTCGGTGAGCCGTTCGAGCGCGGCCGTGGTGTCCGGGTCGTAGTCGAGTTCCTCGATGCCGATCCGGCGCCTGGTGTCACCGGTGCCCTCGCCGATCGCGATGAGCCGGAGGAACACGGTCCGCGCCGCCTTGCGCTGCCCCGGCTCCAGCTTGCGGTAGGCGTCCTCGGCGGTCCGTGCCACGGCGTGCTGGATGCCGCCCGCGGCCTCGTAACCCGCCAGCGTCAGCATGACGCCGTGCCTGCGGTGCCAGGTCTCCAGCAACGCGTGCGACACCAGGGGCAGGACGGCGGGCTGCCCGGCCGCGTCGGCCACGATGCGCGCCACCAGCGCCGTCTCCACCTGGTACCCGGCGCGCATGGCCGGCGCGGTGATGGCTTCCCGCAGCTCCTGGCTGCTCATCGAACCGACGTGGACGTAGCCGCCGCGCAGGCAGTCCGACAGCTCGGGGTGCAGCCCGCTCAGGACGTGGAAGTCCGCGCGGATGCCCAGCACGATCCGCACCCGGCTGGCGTCCGCCCGCGCCGCGTGGATCACGGCCGTGACCAGCCACGTGCGGTCCTGTTCGGAGCACAGCGTGATCGCTTCCTCGAACTGGTCGACGACCAGCAGGAGGTCGTGCTCGTCGCGTGCCATCGCCTGTCTGATCCGCAGGTGCAGGTTGGCCGGGTCCGCCGCGAGGTCGTCACGCCACGACGCCGCCGACCCGCCGATCGTCGCGGCCAACTGGACGGCGCATTCCTCGATCGGGTCCGTTCCCGGCGTGAACACGACCGCGGGCCCGTCCCATTTGCCTTCGAGCCCGGCGTGCAGCAGCGACGACTTGCCGGATCCGGACGCGCCGAACACGCCGACGATGCGCCGCTGGGCGACCAGCGCGCGCAGTTCGTTGATCAATTTGTCCCGGCCGAAGAAGCGGTCGGTGTCGTCGGCGTGAAATGCGGCCAGCCCGACGTACGGCGGCGATGAATCGGGAGTGTTGTCCAGTGCGCTGTCGGGCTCGTGCGCGATTTCCCGCCAGCGGGTCTCCCATGATCGCGCGTCTCCGCCGCACGCCCGGACATACGCCATGGTGACGGCGAGGCTCGGCAATCTGCGGCCCCCTGCCGCGTCCGCCAATGTCGCCGACGAATAGTGCGCGGAACGCGCCAATTGCCGGTACGCGGGCCGGCCGGCTTTCTCCCGTAATTCACGTAGATCGAATGCGAAGCGCTGGATCGGATCTGCGTCAGGATCCAGGCGGCGCTCAGGCCTAGGCATCCCAGTACCCCCAGTTCGGTTGCCCCCTACATTGTCTGGTCGTTGGTTGTCTGGCAAGCACACCGACACCAGACAACGGCGAAGCGACTACACATTGACGTATGGGGGAGTGGGACCTGGGGGACTGGGGGATAACCGGTCGACCAGGAGTACGCGTGATTCGATCTCCTGACCCGGTGGAGGTCGAGTTGCTTGGCAGGTACTTCTGGTCGGCTGGTTACACGGCAATGGGCGGGCACACCTGGCGGCGATCCGCGCGGACGGCGCCGACGCGTACACCGGTGCGCCGGAAAACGCTCGTTTTCAAGGCGAAGTGGTTCGCGTAGCGGAGCTTTGAACGGCGCGTTATGGTGGGTTTCTCGTGGGTCCAGCAGCGTGGCTCTTGTGGTGCTCGACGCATAGGAGCGGTCATGGTCCGTGAAGGTCCGCCCGTCATGTCCCGTGCAGGCTCGCATCTGCGGATGATGGCCGAATCGCGGCCCGACGGTGGTGTGGTCGTGCGGATCAGCGGCGCGATCGACGCGGACAACAGTCGCGCCCTCGACCATTACCTGCGGACCCGGCTGCCCGCCGAGGCGCGTTATGTCGTGGTCGATCTGGCCAGGGTCGAACTGCTGGGCGCCCGCGGCGTCCGGACGTTGATCGAACACACCGACCGGCTGGCCTCGCAGAGGCGCCGGCTGCTCACCGTGGCCGCCAACCCGCTCGTGCGGCGAGTGCTGGATTCGATGCACGTCGCCGCGAACCTCCGGTTGCACGACAGCCTGGCCGCGGCGGTGGACGTCGGCGCCACGCACAGCGAACCCGAGGAGGCCGGCGCCGGGGCGGATCCCGATGTGGTGAGCGACCTGCTGGCGCAGATCTACGGGCTGCGCGAGGCGCTGCGGACCCGGACGGTGGTCGCGCGGGCCCTCGGCGTGGTGCGCGAACGCTACCGCCTGGCCGATCCGGCCGCGTTCGACCTGCTGCGCGACAGCGCCCAGCGCCACAACATCCGGCTCTACACGCTCGCGCGGGCGCTGCTCAACGCGTCGGCGCCGCAGGGGCCGGTCTGGTTCCCCGGACGGTTGCGCAGACCCGCGCCGTCCTTGTCCTTCGTCGAACTGCAGCCCCATCTGCGTGGCAATCGCAGCGCGACGCTGAACGCGTTCCTCGAAACGGCGGCGGGCTACGTGCGGACCACCATGGCGTCGGTGCGCCTGGTGGACGGGCCCGGCGAGGTGCTGCGCACGGAACAGTCGCTGAACCTGCCGCCCGCCGTCGCCGACCACCTCGCCGGAACGGAGAAACCGCCGAGACCGGCCGAGAAAGCCGGTACCGTCATCGTCGCCGACGTCGCGGCGGCGACCGATCTGGACGGCAGGGAAGTGCTGCTCGGCGCCGGTGTCCACGCGTCGCAGAGCACGCCGCTGCTCACCGTCGACGACCAGTTCTTCGGGGTGGTCACCACGTATCACGCGGACTGCGGCTTCGTGCCGTCCAAACTGCAGTGCGCCCGGCTGGGGCACGCCGCGACCGAGATCGCCACCTGGCTGGACTGGCACGCCAGGACGGTCGTGCTCGACGCGCTCGAACACGTCCACAGCTGCGCGAGGTCCGCTGGCCGGTGAGCAACCGGTTTCGCTGACCGGTGGTGGGTTCAACGCGAAATCCCACTGGGTACGTGATAGGCGCGAAACCCAGGAGGTGCGTTATGCGGTTGCGGCGCAGTGATCCGGCTGGGCCGGGACTGACCCGGCGGCGACGGGGCAAGAACTGGCAGTACCTCGACGACTCGGGCAGCCCCGTGGTCGCCGAGATCCGTGAGCGGTGCGCCGGCCTGGTGATCCCACCGGCCTGGCGTGAGGTCTGGATCAGCCCGCACCCCAACGGCCACATCCAGGCGGTCGGCGTCGACGACGCGGGCCGCCGCCAGTACATCTACCACGAGCAGTGGCGCAGGGACCGGGACGAGGAGAAGTTCGAACGCGTCCTCGACCTGGTCGAGCACCTGCCGCAGTTCCGCGAGGCGATCGACACCGACCTGGCCGACCGCGGCCTGACGTGCGCACGGGTGCACGCGGGCGCGCTGCGGATGCTGGACCGCGGGGTGTTCCGCACAGGCGGCGAGGAGTACTCCGACGACAGCAGGGGCGTGGCCACGCTGCTGCGTGACGACGTCTCGATCGACCGGGGTGATCTGGCGTTCTGCTTCACGGCGAAAGGCGGTATCGAGCGGCAGCTGCGGATCGCGGACGCCAAGCTGGCAAAGCTGGTCAAGGCGTTGCGGCGATCCGCCGCGGACACCGACCGCCTGCTGGTGTACCGCGACGGCCGCAAGTGGCGCGAGGTCCGTGCCGACTCGATCAACACCCGGTTCAAGGAGCTGACGGGTGAGGAGTTCACCGCGAAGGACCTCCGTACGTGGAACGCGACCGTGGTGGCCGCCGTGGAGTTCGCCCGCGCCGAGCGGCCCGGTTCCAAGACCGCGGCCAAACGCGCCGAAGCCGCCGTGTTCGACCAGGTGGCCGGTCAGCTCGGCAACACGAGGGCGGTCGCCCGTCGATCCTATGTGGATCCCCGAGTGGTCACGTCCTTCGCCGCGGGCAGGACCATCGACCTGGACCACGCGGGTGATCGCAGGGAGATCGAGCTGGCGGTGCGCGACCTGCTCAGCCGGGCGAAGGCCTGAGCACGTCGTCGACAAGGGCGTCCACCAGGCCGCGGGGCACGCTCGACCCGGTCAGCGCGCGGTAGACGACCGGGCCCGCGATGGCGTCGACGACGGCGTCAGGACCGAGGCTGGGTGAGATCTCGCCCGCCTCGACGGCACGCGCGAGCATGTCGCGTTCCTGCTTGCGCCGGGGGCCCAGGTAGCGCGCGTGCAGGCTTTTGGCTGTGCCGGGGTCGTGCTGCGCCTCGGCGATGAGGGCGAGCAGGACCTGTCCGGCCGGGTCGCGGGTGACGAATCGGGCGAAGCCGCGGAAGTAGCCGCGGATGTCCGTGGCCGTGGCCGCTTGCGCGGGAACGGGAAGGCGTTTGGCGGTGTCCTCGATCAGTGTGTCGAGCAGGACCTCGACCTTCGACGGCCACCAGCGGTAGATCGTCTGCTTGGCCACGCCCGCGCGACGCGCGATCGCCTCGACGGTCAGCGCGTTGAACCCGTGCTCGACGAGCAGGTCATCCGCGGCGTGCAGCACGGCGAGGCGTGCTTGCTCGTCGCGGCGGTTGCCGGAGTGCGTCCTGCGGGGGTTCGGGGCGGGCATGTGAGCCACGGTACCCGGCATTCGCCTTGCGATTCGCCGCCCGCGCCGTGTTATTGTCTAGACGCAACGTCGCGTCTAGACAAATTTCTTACCACCAAAGGAGAACGACATGTCCGACCGGCAAGCACTGGTGATCGGAGCGTCAAGGGGACTGGGCCTCGTCCTGGCCGGCGAACTCGCCCGGCGCGGCTGGCGCGTCGTCGCCACCACCCGGCAGAGCGGCGGCAGGCTGCGAGCCGATGCCGACGCCTCGAACGGGCAGCTCACCGTCGAGTCACTGGAGATGACCAGCCCCGGGGAGGTGACCGCGCTGCGCGAACGCCTGACCGGCACACGGTTCGACCTGGTCCTCGTCAACGCCGCGATCGACCGGGGCGACCTGCCCATCGCCCAGGTCCCGACCGGCATGTTCACCGAAGTGATGATCACCAACGCGTTGAGCCCGTTGCGCGTGCTCGAAGCGTTCCGTGAGCTCGTCACGCCCGGCGGCACGGTCGCGGTGATGTCGTCCGAGCAGGGCAGCATCTCGCTGAACACCGAGGACGGTTACGAACTCTACAAAGCCAGCAAGGCCGCGTTGAACCAGCTGATGCGCAGCTACGCCACCCGGCACGCCGGCGACGGGCAGACCAAGCTGCTCATCGACCCCGGCCACAACCAGACCCAGCTCGGCGGGCCCGACGCGCCGCTCCTGCCCGAGGAGAGCATCCCGGCCGTCGCCGACGTCCTCGAAGCGCAGGCGGGCGCACCGGGCCTGCAGTTCCTCGACCGCCACGGCAAGACCGTGGCTTGGTAGATCCGGGTCAATCCAGGCCGGGCAGCAGTTTGTCCAGCGTCACCGGGAGGTCGCGTACGCGCACACCGGTGGCGTGGTAGGCGGCGTTGGCGATCGCCGCCGCCGTGCCGACGATGCCGATCTCGCCGATTCCCTTGCTGCCCATGGGGTTGACGTGCGGATCGTGCTCGTCGACCCAGTACGCCTCGATGTTGGCGGCGTCGGCGCACGTCGCGATGTGGTACTCGGCGAAGTCGTGGTTGACCACGTGCCCGGTGGCGGGATCGAGGACGCTGTTCTCGTGCAACGCCATGGACATGCCCATGGTCATACCGCCGATGAGCTGGGAACGGGCCGTTCTCGGGTTGACGACCCGACCGGCCGCGAACACGCCGGCCAATCGGGGGACGCGGATCTCACCGGTGTCCGCGTGCACCCGTACTTCGGCGAACTGGGCGCCGAAAGCGTACAGCGCGTACCGTTCGCTGGCCCGGTACTCGGGCACCTGGCCCTGGGCCTCGTCACCGTCCTGCGGGTCCTGCCCGAACTTGTCACGGAACGCCCTCGCCGCTTCGACAATCGCCGTCCCCCAGGTGCTCGTGCCCGACGATCCACCCGCGACGGACGCGAACGGCTGCTCGGTGTCGCCGATCCGCACGTCCACCTCGTCGGCTGGGACGCCGAGGGCGTCGGCGGCGATCAGGGCGAGCGTCGTCCATGTGCCGGTGCCCAGATCCGCGGCACCGATCTCGGCGACGTACCGACCGTCCTCGAAGCGAACCGTGGCATCGGACTTCGGCATCCGCGACGCCGGGTACACCGACGAGGCCACGCCGGTGCCCACGAGCCAGCCACCGTCCCGCCGTGCACCCGGGCGTGGGTCCCGATCCGCCCAGCCGAACCGCTCGGCGCCGTCCCGCAGGCACGTCACGAGGTTGCGGCTGGAGAACGGGTTGCCGGACTCCGGGTCGCGCTCGGGCTCGTTGCGGATCCGGAGCTCGACCGGGTCGATGCCGAGCCGCTCGGCCAGTTCGTCCATGGCCACCTCGGGGCCGAACATGCCGGGGCACTCGCCCGGGGCCCGCATCCACGACGGAACCGGGACGTCCAGCGCGGCCAGCCGGTGCGAGGTGGCGCGGTGCGCGGCGGCGTACATCATCCTGGCCGCGACCGCGGTCTGTTCCGCGAACTCCTTGATCCGCGAGGTCTGCTCGACGACGTCGAGCGCGATCGCCGACAGCCGCCCGTCCTTGGCGGCGGCCAGCCGGACCCGCTGGATCGTCGGCGTCCGGTACCCGACGAGACTGAACATCTGCTGCCTGGTGAGGGCCAGTTTCACCGCGCGGCCGGGAAGTGCGCGCGCACCCATCGCCGCCGCGATCACGTGCGCGTGCGGCATTCCCTTGGAGCCGAAACCACCGCCGACGTACGGACAGATGACGCGGACCTGCTCCTTGGCCAACCCCAGCACCTTGGCCACCGTCGAGCGCACCGAGTGGACGCCCTGCGTGGAGTCCCAGAGCACCAGGTCGCCGTCGTTCCACAACGCCGTGGTGGCGTGTGGTTCCATCGGATTGTTGTGGTACATCGCCGTGGAATACGTCTGGGTCACCGTGACGTCGGCTGCTTGCATGGCTGCGTCGACGTCGCCTGTGCTGGTGTCCGTGGCGAAGCTCGGATTGACTGTGTCGGGCTTGTAGAGGTCGTCGCGGTCGGCTGACAGCGTGACATCGTGTGGCTGCTCGGCGTAGGTGAACGAGACGAGTCCGGCGGCCTGCCGTGCGACCTCGGGCGTTTCCGCGATCACCAGTCCGACGATCTGCCCGCGGAACGCCACCTCGTCGGTCTGCAGCACAGCCAGTTCTTTGTCCTCAGTGGAGGCGAGCCGTTCGACGTTCCGTGGCGTGAGGACGGCCAGGACACCCGGTGTGGCTTCGGCCTCCGCCGCGTCTGTCGCGGTCACACGGCCGCGGGCGACGTCCGCTTGGATCAAGTGGCAGTAGGCCGGGTTGTCCACGGGCGCCTCGTTGGCGTAGGGCGCTGTGCCCGAGACCTTGCTTGGCCCGTCCCTGCGGGCGTGGTCCTGCCCGATCGCCTTGGGTTGCAACAGATCGGTCATGACAACTCCCGCAACACGGCGACGAGGGCACGAGTGACCAGCGGGATCTTGAAGCCGTTGCCGCCATCGATGCCGTCCAGTGCCCGCGCGCCGGCGAGTTCAGCCTCGGCGGCCTGCCGATAGGCCGCGACCTCAGCGGGTTTTCCGCGCAGCACCTGTTCGGCTTTGTAGGCACGCCAGGGTGTGTGCGCCACACCACCCAACGCGATGCGGACGTCACGGACCACGCCGTCGGCCACGTCCAATGCGGCCGCGACGGACACCAAGGCGAACGCGTAGGACGCCCGGTCGCGCACTTTGCGGTACCGCGACCGGCCGGCCATGGGCGACGACGGCAGCTCGATCGCCGTGATCAGGTCACCGTGCTGCAACCTGGTGTCCTTGTCGGGCATCTCACCGGGTAGGCGGTGCAGGTCCACGAACGGAAAGGACCGTTCCCCGTCGGCTGTGAGCACGTGCACCTTCGCGTCCAACGCGGACAGCGCCACCGCCATGTCCGACGGATGTGTCGCCACGCAGTGCTCCGACGCGCCCAGGATGGCGTGGTACCGGGTGTAACCGCCGATCGCCGAACACCCCGACCCCGGGTCGCGTTTGTTGCACGGTGTCGTGACGTCTTGGAAGTACACGCACCGCGTCCGCTGCAACGGATTGCCGCCCGTGGTGGCCATGTTGCGCAGCTGCCCGGACGCGCCGGACAGCAAAGCCTGGGTCAGTGCGGGATAGCGTTGCCGGACACGCGGGTCGGCGGCCAGGTCGCTGTTGCGTACCCCGGCGCCGATCCAGAGCCCGCCGTCGCGGTCCTCGATCGCGTCCGAGGTGACGGCGGTGATGTCGACGAGCAGGTCCGGCTCGATCACACCCAGTTTGAGGTGGTCGACCAGGTTGGTGCCGCCGGCCAGGAACGTGGCCGCGGGACTCGCCGCCACGTCGCGCACGGCGGTGGCGGCGTTCGTGGCGGATCGGTAGTCGAACGGTTTCATCCCGCCTCACCCGCTGCCTGCCGCAACGCGGGAACGATGTTGGCGTACGCCCCGCAGCGGCACAGGTTTCCGCTCATCCGCTCGGCCAGCTCCTCGTCGGTGAGGTCGGGGGTCGCGGCGACGTCCGGCGTGACATGGCTCGGCCAGCCGCTGGCGAACTCGTCCAGCATGCCCACGGCCGAACAGATCTGGCCGGGCGTGCAGTAACCGCACTGGAGGGCGTCGTGGTCGACGAAAGCCTGCTGCACAGGGTGGGTCACCCCGGCCGCGGTGGTGACGTCGGCGCCGTCACAACTCACCGCTAGTGTGAGGCAGCTGAGCACCCGGCGGCCTCGCAACAGGACGGTACACGCCCCGCATTGCCCGTGGTCGCAGCCTTTCTTGGGACTCGTGTCCGCCAGCTGTTCCCGCAGGACGTCCAGCAGCGTGGCACGGGTGTCGACGGCGACTCGGTGCGGTTGCCCGTTCAGCCGCAGAGTGATCGGCGTCATTGACCCCGGCT
This window contains:
- a CDS encoding SDR family NAD(P)-dependent oxidoreductase, which encodes MSDRQALVIGASRGLGLVLAGELARRGWRVVATTRQSGGRLRADADASNGQLTVESLEMTSPGEVTALRERLTGTRFDLVLVNAAIDRGDLPIAQVPTGMFTEVMITNALSPLRVLEAFRELVTPGGTVAVMSSEQGSISLNTEDGYELYKASKAALNQLMRSYATRHAGDGQTKLLIDPGHNQTQLGGPDAPLLPEESIPAVADVLEAQAGAPGLQFLDRHGKTVAW
- a CDS encoding DNA topoisomerase IB; this translates as MRLRRSDPAGPGLTRRRRGKNWQYLDDSGSPVVAEIRERCAGLVIPPAWREVWISPHPNGHIQAVGVDDAGRRQYIYHEQWRRDRDEEKFERVLDLVEHLPQFREAIDTDLADRGLTCARVHAGALRMLDRGVFRTGGEEYSDDSRGVATLLRDDVSIDRGDLAFCFTAKGGIERQLRIADAKLAKLVKALRRSAADTDRLLVYRDGRKWREVRADSINTRFKELTGEEFTAKDLRTWNATVVAAVEFARAERPGSKTAAKRAEAAVFDQVAGQLGNTRAVARRSYVDPRVVTSFAAGRTIDLDHAGDRREIELAVRDLLSRAKA
- a CDS encoding FAD binding domain-containing protein, producing MKPFDYRSATNAATAVRDVAASPAATFLAGGTNLVDHLKLGVIEPDLLVDITAVTSDAIEDRDGGLWIGAGVRNSDLAADPRVRQRYPALTQALLSGASGQLRNMATTGGNPLQRTRCVYFQDVTTPCNKRDPGSGCSAIGGYTRYHAILGASEHCVATHPSDMAVALSALDAKVHVLTADGERSFPFVDLHRLPGEMPDKDTRLQHGDLITAIELPSSPMAGRSRYRKVRDRASYAFALVSVAAALDVADGVVRDVRIALGGVAHTPWRAYKAEQVLRGKPAEVAAYRQAAEAELAGARALDGIDGGNGFKIPLVTRALVAVLRELS
- a CDS encoding xanthine dehydrogenase family protein molybdopterin-binding subunit; this translates as MTDLLQPKAIGQDHARRDGPSKVSGTAPYANEAPVDNPAYCHLIQADVARGRVTATDAAEAEATPGVLAVLTPRNVERLASTEDKELAVLQTDEVAFRGQIVGLVIAETPEVARQAAGLVSFTYAEQPHDVTLSADRDDLYKPDTVNPSFATDTSTGDVDAAMQAADVTVTQTYSTAMYHNNPMEPHATTALWNDGDLVLWDSTQGVHSVRSTVAKVLGLAKEQVRVICPYVGGGFGSKGMPHAHVIAAAMGARALPGRAVKLALTRQQMFSLVGYRTPTIQRVRLAAAKDGRLSAIALDVVEQTSRIKEFAEQTAVAARMMYAAAHRATSHRLAALDVPVPSWMRAPGECPGMFGPEVAMDELAERLGIDPVELRIRNEPERDPESGNPFSSRNLVTCLRDGAERFGWADRDPRPGARRDGGWLVGTGVASSVYPASRMPKSDATVRFEDGRYVAEIGAADLGTGTWTTLALIAADALGVPADEVDVRIGDTEQPFASVAGGSSGTSTWGTAIVEAARAFRDKFGQDPQDGDEAQGQVPEYRASERYALYAFGAQFAEVRVHADTGEIRVPRLAGVFAAGRVVNPRTARSQLIGGMTMGMSMALHENSVLDPATGHVVNHDFAEYHIATCADAANIEAYWVDEHDPHVNPMGSKGIGEIGIVGTAAAIANAAYHATGVRVRDLPVTLDKLLPGLD
- a CDS encoding ANTAR domain-containing protein; translation: MSRAGSHLRMMAESRPDGGVVVRISGAIDADNSRALDHYLRTRLPAEARYVVVDLARVELLGARGVRTLIEHTDRLASQRRRLLTVAANPLVRRVLDSMHVAANLRLHDSLAAAVDVGATHSEPEEAGAGADPDVVSDLLAQIYGLREALRTRTVVARALGVVRERYRLADPAAFDLLRDSAQRHNIRLYTLARALLNASAPQGPVWFPGRLRRPAPSLSFVELQPHLRGNRSATLNAFLETAAGYVRTTMASVRLVDGPGEVLRTEQSLNLPPAVADHLAGTEKPPRPAEKAGTVIVADVAAATDLDGREVLLGAGVHASQSTPLLTVDDQFFGVVTTYHADCGFVPSKLQCARLGHAATEIATWLDWHARTVVLDALEHVHSCARSAGR
- a CDS encoding GNAT family N-acetyltransferase, yielding MSHHIVELDENTTELAYPALKELRPHLAGPAEFAEQVRLQRTEGYRLAVAHDADGTVVSAAGFRLVTSLAWGQHIYIDDLCTLPAARGQGHASALLEWVDAEALRLGLTEVHLDSGTHRHAAHRRYLSSGYVIPAFHFRKELGAP
- a CDS encoding TetR/AcrR family transcriptional regulator, translated to MPAPNPRRTHSGNRRDEQARLAVLHAADDLLVEHGFNALTVEAIARRAGVAKQTIYRWWPSKVEVLLDTLIEDTAKRLPVPAQAATATDIRGYFRGFARFVTRDPAGQVLLALIAEAQHDPGTAKSLHARYLGPRRKQERDMLARAVEAGEISPSLGPDAVVDAIAGPVVYRALTGSSVPRGLVDALVDDVLRPSPG
- a CDS encoding (2Fe-2S)-binding protein; translated protein: MTPITLRLNGQPHRVAVDTRATLLDVLREQLADTSPKKGCDHGQCGACTVLLRGRRVLSCLTLAVSCDGADVTTAAGVTHPVQQAFVDHDALQCGYCTPGQICSAVGMLDEFASGWPSHVTPDVAATPDLTDEELAERMSGNLCRCGAYANIVPALRQAAGEAG